AGCGTTCCAGAAGCTTGTCACACAGGTTCAGGGAGGTGAGTCCCAGCTTGCTGGTGTCCACAAAGAAGTAGAAGGCTCCCTGCGGTTCCACGACGCTGACGTTGGGAATGGCGTTGAGGCGGGAGAGGACGTACTGGCGGCGCATGTCGTATTCGTCACGCATGTCGCTGATGAAGCTCTGGTCTCCCGTGAGGGCTTCAATGCCTCCGTACTGCGCGAAGGTGCAGACGTTGGAGGTGGTGTGGTCCTGAATCATCTGGATGGCCTTGGCAATGGGGGCCGGAGCGGCGGAGTAGCCCATGCGCCAGCCGGTCATGGCATAGCCCTTGGAGAAGCCGTTGATGGTGATGGTCAGGTCGTACAGTTCCGGGCTCAGGGAAGCGATGCTGACGTGCCTGGTGTCCCCGTACACGAGGTGTTCGTAAATTTCGTCGGCCAGGATGAGGATGTCTTCGCTCAGGGCCACTTCACCTAGGGCGCGCAGTTCTTCTTCTGAATAAACGGCTCCGGTCGGGTTGTTCGGCGTGGTGAGGATCACCATCTTGGTGCGGGGGGTCATGGCTTCCTCAAACTGTTCCGCAGTGAGCTTCCAGCCGTTTTCCGGCGTGGTTTCCACAATGACGGGGATGCCGCCGCACATGCGGACCATTTCCGGATAGCTGACCCAGTACGGGGAGGGAATGATGACTTCGTCCCCTTCGGAGACGGTCGCCATGATGGCGTTGAAGCAGGCGTGCTTGGCTCCGGCGCCCACGGTGATCTGGCTGGGATCGTATTCCAGGTTGTTTTCCCTCTTGAGCTTGTCGGCAATGGCCTGGCGGAGTGCGGGCAGGCCGGCGGAAGGAGTGTACTTGGTAGCTCCGTTATTCAGGGCCGTGATGGCTGCCTGCTTGATGTTTTCAGGGGTGTCCATTTCCGGTTCACCGCCTGCCAAACCGTAAACTTCTTCACCGGCGGCCTTCATAGCCTTGGCCCGGTTGGTCACCTTGAGGGTCAGGGAAGGGGTCAATGCAGCAATGCTGGGGGAAATCATGTCCATTGTTGTGGTGCGATCGTAGAATTTTGAATGCCCTGGCGGAAAACAGGCTATTCCCCGCACAGGCGGAAAAACTTTACTAAGTGAGCGCACCCCTGGCAAGGAGAATGCTTGATGAGGCCATTCTTTTTCTTGCTGGGAGGGTGCCTCCTTTCACGGAAGGGAAGTTTCCCGTCAGCGTTTCATGAATTTGGCGCGCACGGCGTCCAGTTCCGGCGTTTTCAGCAGGAAGGCCGTCGCCAGGTAAACAATTCCGGCGCAGCCGCAGACCAGGGAGATGCCTAGGAGCCTGGCCGGGAAGGACCAGTCCAGGAAACCCTGGAGGAACCACGTTTTACCCACCCAGCACACGGCTCCCAGCAGGGCTCCCGCCGCCAGGATGCGGCCCAGGCCGGAAACCAGCGTCCGGCCGTCCACCCCGCCCAGCTGGCGGCGCAGGTAAAGGAAGTAAAAGAGGAAGTTGAAGGTGGTTACCACGGAGGTGGTCAGCGCCAGCCACGCCGCGTTTTTATGCAGGCCGTAGACAAACCAGTAGTTGAGGCCGATGCTGATGGCCAGCGCCACGGCGGCGGCAATCAGGGGAACCCAGCGTTTTTCCAGAGCCAGGAAGACGGGCTGCACCACCTTGGTTCCGGCATAGCCCAGCAGGCCCAGGGAGTAGGCGCCCAGTACCTCCCCGGTGTAGCGCACGGCCTCCTGGTTGAAGCGGCCCCACTGGTACACGGAGGAGACGAATTCCGTTCCCAGGATGAAGAGGATCAGGAAGGCGGGCACCGCAAAAAACGCCACCAGCCGCAGCCCCTTGGCGATGTGGACGGCCACTTCCTTTCTGCCGTCCCCCACCATCATGCGGGAAACGGCGGGGAGAACCACCATGCCCGTAGCCACGCCGAAGAGGCCCACGGGAAGCTGCCAGAGGCGGAACGCCGTGGTCAGGGCGGTGACGGAGCCTTTCTGGAGGTCCAGGGCGAAGCCCGTATTGATGAAGATGGTGAATTGCGTAACGCCGGAAGCCAGCACGGAGGGGAGCATGAGCCCCCAGATTTTACGCACGCGCGGATCGTCCCAATGGAAATTGGGCTTCCACCGGAAGCCGGTTTTGCGCAGTTTGGGAAGCTGCACGGCAATCTGGGCCGCCCCACCGATCGTGACGCCGCAGGCAAAACCGTACAAAGCCCTGGGGCCGAAAGTGGGGTCAATGAAGTACCCGATCAGCAGGCCGAACAGGATGGAGGTGACGTTGAAGGCGGCGGAGGCCAGCATGGGCAATCCGAACACCCCAACCATGTTCAGCGCCCCCATGACGAGGGCGGACAGGGAGGCGAAGCCGATGAAGGGCCACATGATGCGGCTCAAGTCCGTGGCAAACAGCTGGTCCGTCAGGGAATGGTCCCCGCTGTAAAGGGCCTCCATGACGGGCCCGGCAAACAGGATGCCCAGCGTCACGATGGCGACCATCAGCGTGGAAAGCTGGGTGGCCACCTTGTTGGTCAGTTCCCAGGCGGCCGAGTCCCCTTCCGCCTCCCGTGTTTTGGAGGCCACGCTGGTGTAGGACTGGGACAGGGCTCCTTCCGCAAACAGGTCCCTCAACAGGTTGGGGATTCGGAAGGCCGTGTAAAAGGCGTCCAGCACTCCCGTGGCGCCGAACAGGGAAGTATACACGATTTCCCTGGCCATGCCAGTCAGACGGCAGGCGAAAATGGCGCCGGAGGCTACCAGGCTGTTCCGCATCAGGGACATGAAGAAAGACGGCTTACTTGAACAGTTGGCGGCAGTACGGCTCCACGCGCTTCATGGCCGGGTGGTCCTTGACGGCCTGGTCGCGGTCGTCCCGGCAGGAGAAGAGGTACAGGGCGTAGCCTCCGTAGCCGCCGCCCAGGTATTTTTTGGCAAGGGCGTTCGGGATGTCCGGCAGGGGCTGCATTCCTTCGTCAAGCTGAACGCTGTAGTACAGGGCCACGCCTGCGGCCAGGGTGTTGATGTTGCGTTCCAGCACGCCGGTGCGGGCAATGAGGGAGGATTGGGAGATGCGCACGTAGTCCCGCTGTTCGTCCGCCATTCTGGGCGTGTCATGTTCCTCGCCCGTGTACAGAATGGCCATTCTCCCTTCCAGGAAGTCGCCCGTGCCCTTCACGTCCAGCACGGGGGAACTGCCGGAGCGCCACACGCACAGACCCGTTTCCGCAATGACGGCGGGGTCCTGCCAGCCGACGCCCAGGGCGAGCTCGGAAGCGACCGGGTCGCGCCCCTCCAGCATGGCCCACGCGCCGCTGCCGCCCAGCCCGGAACGTTTTTCATACGGCCATTCGCAGAGGGAGACCATGGGGGTGATGGCGCAGTTGACCACATAGGAGCCTTTTCTGGCGTAGCGGGGAACGTCCAGCCAGCCTCCGGCGAAGTCCACGCGGAGCGGGACGGAGGAAGGGGCCTTGATCCGGTTCACCAGCATGGTGGTGGAAACGGGGGCGAATTTGGGAGGCGTCTTGGGAAGCACCACGTAATTCGCGCCCACGCGGGCGCACAGCTCCTTCTTGATGCCGCTGTAAAGGTCGTCCTCCGTCACGGCCAGGACGTCCGGTTTTTCCTGAAGAAATTCCTCTTCAAAATCCAGGCCCTTCTTCATGCCCGTGCCCAGAATGACCTTGTCCACCATGCGCAGGCTCTCCAGCAGCACCTTCTTGTGCTCGTCCGGAATGGACGGCTTGCGCTGTTTGTGGTGCCACAGCACGGGTTCCGAGGCGAAGGAGACGATCAGGTAGTCCCCCAGGGCGCGGGCTTCTTCAAAAAACTGGATGTGACCGGCGTGGACGATGTCATAACAGCCCGAGACGAAAACTTTTTTCATGCGCGTGGTGATAGATAATTAGTCCACGGCAGTATGCCCTATTGCTCCGCCGGATGCAAGAGCCGGGTGGAAGTACGCTAAAAAACGGCACGGACCGCAGAAGGCCCGTGCCGTTGGGAAAAAGAAAAATCAATGTCTGCCGGAACCGGTCAGGAAGCCATGGCTTCCTGGTAGCGGCGTTCCACGTCGTCCCAGTTGATGAGGCGGCAGAAGTCTTCAATATAGTCCGCCCGGAGGTTCTGGTGCTTCAGGTAATAGGCGTGTTCCCAGACGTCGCAGACGAGGATGGGGACAAGGCCGGGAATTTCCAGGTTCTGGTGCTTTTCCGCGCCGCAGATCACCAGCGTCTTGCTGATGGGGTCCACGCCCAGGATGCCCCAGCCGGAGCCTTCCACTCCCTGGGAGGCGGCCTTGAATTCCTTCATCATGGCTTCCAGGGAACCGAATTTTTCCTTGATGGCGTCCACCAGGGGGCCCTGCGGCTCCTTCTTGGGGTCCGGCGTCATGTTGGTCCAGTAAATGGTGTGAAGAACGTGGCCGGAAACGTTGAAGGACAGGTTGCGCACCCAGTTGGTGGTGGCGGAAGCGTCCAGCTTGCCGTCCGCAATTTCACGGAGTTTTTCGGCCGCGGCGTTGGCGCCGGCGACATAGGCCGCATGGTGCTTGTCATGATGGATGCGCACGGTCTTTTCATCCAGCATGGGTTCAAGCGCGTCGTAGGCGTACGGAAGGGGCGGTAACACGTACTTGCCGTCGGCATAGCCGACCGTGGAGGGATCTTGCTTTTTAGTCATCTTGTGCTGTGGTTGTATGGATGGCCCTGTTGCCCGGGCCTGGCTGATTGTTCCCAGCGCCGCCAGTGAGGAAAGGGCGATGAAACGCCTTCTGTTCATGTCCGCGCCACGGGAATTCATGGAAGTTTGGACATGGATGGATTTGGAGTTGTTCAAAAAACCTGGAGCATCGGGCATTTTTTACTCTTTTTCACCGGAGGGGGGAAGTTTTCTACCTTCTGGCGGCCGCGGCGGGGCCCTGGGCCCCGTAGGCGCTGATGCCCCTGACGGCGACGGACCCCGCATCCCCCAGGAAGGATTTGGGCAATGTCACCCGGGTCTGGCTGCCCGGCAGCAGGATGCGCGTGGCCCACTGGCTGCCGTAGCGCGCCTGGACGGCCCATTTCCGGGAAGGACTGCCGGACGGCTGCCAGGAAAGGGTGACGGTGGAGCCGTTGTCCGCCACGTAAAAGTTCCGCGGCTGTCCCGGAGCGCCGGTCCCGCACCAGGGCATGGCGGGCGGAACGGCCATGGAGGGGTACAGCCTGTTCAGGTATTTCTGGATGCCTCCGGCATTCCGCATGATGGATTTGACGCTCCAGAAGCACTGCCCGGGGGCGCTTCTGGCCAGGGAGCGGGAATAGTTGACCTGAGCGGCGATCTCAGAGGCGGGGCGCCCCGGGTCCTCGCTGCTCATGATGCGCGCGGTGGCGATGCCGGGCCACACCGGGCGGCTCGTGTTCTGGGCGGCCCACCACTGCATCAGGGCCGGAAAACTCTGCTTGGACGGGCTGCACCGCCAGTAAAGCTGCGGGGCAAGGTAATCCACCCAGCCTTTGGAAAGCCACTTGCGGGCGTCGCAGGCAAGGTGTTCGTAGGCGTCCACTCCGGCCTCAATGCCGCCGGGAACGCCGGGGCGCCAGATGCCGAACGGGCTGATGCCCACGCGCACCCAGGGCTTGGAGGATTTGACGGACTTGTACATGTCCTCCACGAAGTCATCAATATAAGCCCGCCGCTGGGAGGGTGTCTTCCCGTCACTGAAACTGCGGGGGGACCAGGGATGGCCGGGAGAAGGATAAGGATAGAAATAGTCGTCCAGGTGTACGCCGTCAACATCGTAGCGGCGCACGACGTCCAGGATGACCTTCAGCGCGTGGTCCCGTGAGGCGGAGGCGCTGGGATTCATCAGCAGCACGGAGCCGTGGCGCTTCATCAGGTCCGGGCGCGTGAGGGAAATGTGGTTGCGCCCCACGGCGTGCTTCACATTGGCCTTCGCCCGGAAGGGGTTGAACCAGGCGTGCAGTTCAATGCCGCGGCGGTGGGCCTCCTGGATGGCGAAAGCAAGAGGGTCATACCCCGGATTGACGCCGGGACCGGAGAGCCACTGGCTCCACGGCTCCAGGGAGGATTGGTACAGGGCGTCCGCGTTCGGCCGCACCTGGAGGAACACGGCATTCAGCTTCAACTGCGCGCAGGTATTCAGGATCGTCAGCAGTTCCGCACGCTGGGCCGCTCCGGAAAGTCCGGAACGGGAGGGCCAGTCAATATTGTGGACGGTGGAAATCCACGCGGCGCGGAATTCCTGGGGAGCGGCGGGCACGGCCTCTCCGGATGGCTGCCACCCCAGCGCCTGGGAAGCCAGGGCCAGCAGGGAGCAGGAAAGGGCGTGGAAAAGGGGAAATCTGGTCATGACGGGATGGTAGGGATGCTTCCGGGCCATTTAACCCCTATTGGGGGATTCTGTCCATGGCGGATACCGGAGGTTCCGTCATGGAAGGGTGCCCAGGTGCGGCATTCAGCGGGAAGGGGACGCGAGGCTGTTCACCAGGTGGGCGTTGAACCCGGCGCCGAAGCCGTTGTCTATGTTGACCACGGACACGCCGTTGGCGCAGGAATTCATCATGGCGAGCAGGGTGGTGACTCCGCGGAAATTGGCTCCGTACCCCACGCTGGTGGGCACGGCGATTACGGGGGACTTCACCAGGCCCGCAAGCACGCTGGGGAGCGCCCCCTCCATGCCCGCCACGGCTACCAGCACGGTGGCCCGGCGGATGGAATCCAGGTGGGAAACCAGGCGGTGCAGCCCCGCCACGCCGCAGTCCCGGTACCGGAGCACGCGGCTGCCCAGGAACTCCGCCGTCAGCGCGGCTTCCTCCGCCACGGACTGGTCAGAGGTGCCCGCGCTGACGATGCCGATGAAGCCTGCCGTCTGCGGTGCAGGCCGCAGGATGATGCGCATGAGGCGCGCTTCCGGGCGCATGTCCGCCTCCGGAAAGGCGCGGCGCAGATGGTCCTGGGCTTCCCCGTCCAGGCGCGTGGCCAGCACGTTCTGCCCGGCGGCAAGCAGGCTGCGGGCTATCTCTTCAATCTGGCCCGGAGTCTTTCCGGCGCCGTAAATCACTTCCGGGCATCCGGTGCGCGCCAGCCGGTCATAATCAATATCCGTATGGGCGGCGGCGGGGGCTGTGGCGCTCCGGATTCTTTCCGCCGCTTCCTCCATGGAAAGGCGTCCTTCCTTAAGCTGATGCAGGATGTCGGTAATCTCGTTCATGACGGTTCATTCATGCTGCCTCTGGAATACCCTTCCAGGTCCAGGGTAATGTGGCGGAAGCCCAGTTCCCGCAGGCGGCGGGCTACGGGCCCGGCAAGCTCCGTGTCCAGGAACAGGCGGCGTTCCGCCTCCGGAAGTTCAATGCGCGCCAGGTCATCCCCGTGGACTCGGACTCGGCAGCCTTTCAGCCCCAGGGAACGGAGGAACGTTTCCGCCTTGTCCACGCGTCTCAGCATGGCTTCAGTGACGGGACGGTTGTGCTCCAGCCGGGTCAGCAGGCAGGCGTAGGCCGGCTTTCCGCTGACGGACTCCGGCAGGCCCAGTTCCCGTGCCAGCTGGCGGATGTCCGCCTTGCCCATGGCGGCTTCCAGAAAAGGATTCAGGATGCCCAGCTCCTGCAGGGCCTTGCGCCCGGGGCGGTAGTCGCCCAGGTCATCCATGTTGGAGCCGTCCGCCAGCAGGGGGAAGCCCGCTTCCCCGGCTCTGGCCTTCAGGGCGGAAAACAGGGCGTGCTTGCACAGGTAGCAGCGCAGGGGAGGATTGTCCGCAATGGAGGCGGGGATGGGGAAGGTGAGCTTTTCCTGCCTGACCTTCAGGCTGCGGCACAGCTCCGTGCCGTCCCGCATTTCCTCTTCCATTACGTAAGGCGTTTGTGCGGTCAGGGCCAGGCAGCGGTCCGGCCCCAGCACCTTTGCGGCGGCGGCCAGAAGTACGCTGCTGTCCAGCCCGCCGGACAGGGCCACGGCGATGCGCTCCCTGGGAAGCAGGACGGAGCGCAGCCGTTCAAACGGGGTCTGTGGAGGCGTCGTCATGGGAGGGAGGGGGAAAAAGCCCCATCAATTGGCACTGTTCCAGGGACAACCCGGTGGCTTCCGCCAGAGTCCGGCAATCTTCAAATTCCGCCTTCCTGTGATGGGGGCGTCCGTTCATGAACGAGGTCTTTACGTGGACTGTTCCGTGCGGAGTGCCCACGGGGGCGCTCTCCCTCCGCAGAATGTGGCGGCTTGCCGCGTGCTGGCGTATCCCCGGCGTGCTGCTGTGCAGGAAGAATGTCTCCCGCACGCGGTCCGCCTGTTCCGGCAGGCACAGGGCGCAGACCTTCACCGCCAGGCGTCCCTTCTTCATGCAGATGGACTCCTGCCAGGCGTCCAGCGCGCCGGCGTCGATCAGCTTTTCCGCCAGGTAGGCGGTCTGTTCCGGCGTCATGTCGTCTATATTGGCGCACAGCTCCGTCAGCAATTCCGGAGCGGGTTCCGCTTCTTCCGTTTCCACCAGCATTACCCGGAGAATATTCGGCAGGGGGAGCCCCTCGCGGTGGCCTATGCCGTAGCCGGTTCCGGTGATGCGGCCAGCCAGCGGGGCGGGGACGGGCTGTGCCATGGCGGCGATGAAAGCGGCTCCGGTGGGGGTGGTGGCCTCATGGGCGGTTCCGTTCAGGGTGGCCTGGAAATGGCGTGCCAGCAGGGCCGTGGCGGGGGCCGGAACCGGCATTGTCCCGTGCTGGCACCTTACGGTGCCGGAGCCCAGCTCCACCGGGCCGGTGAAGATGGCGTCCGCCCGGAGCAGCTCCAGGCAGATGGCGGCGCCCGTGATGTCAATGATGGAATCCACCGCACCCACTTCATGAAAATGGACTTCCTCCGGCGTGGTGCCGTGCACCTGGGCTTCCGCCTCCGCCAGCAGGGTGAAAATGGAAAGGGCCGTCCGCTTCACGGCGTCTGAAAGGCCGCTTGACTCAATAAGTTTGCGGATATCTGCCATGGTCCGGTGATGATGTGCGTGCCCGTGGCCGGAATGGCTTTCCTCCTCCGTCACCACGTCAACCCGCGTTCCCTGGATGCCGGACTGCGCGGCCCGCCTGCACTCCAGTCTCCATTCCCCGTGCACGTGCAGTTTGGACAGCTCCCGTTCCAGGTTTTCCCGGTCCACGCCCAGATCAATCAGGGCGGCCAGGTTCATGTCTCCGCTGATGCCTGCGCTGCAATCATAGACCAAGGCTTTCATGATGGGCAGTGTAGGAGGAAAACCTCCCGGCTCAAGGCCAAAGTGAGCCCTATCTCCGGAGACTTCCCTGCATCCGGCGGCGCTGCTTTAATGGCCTGGCGCGCAGCCATGCAGAGATGACCTGTGAAATACATTGCTAGAGAACTCCAAATATGTCACAATCCGTGCGGCGCTGACCAGCGCCGGCCCTCGTCCCATATCATGTCTATCCCGTTCTTTTCCAAATTACGATCCCAGAAGCACTATCTTCAACTGGTCAAACCGGAATTGAAGCAGGTTTCTGAGTTTGTGGAAGCCCAGGCATCCTGTTTTGACCCGGAAGTCACCGACTACATGGAAACAGTGTGCCAATCCAAGGGGAAAATGCTCCGGCCTGCCCTGGTTCTGCTGGTAGCCGGCGCCACGGGCGGCGTCAAGGAAGCCCACATCCGGCTGGGAGCCCTGCTGGAAATGGTGCATCTGGCCTCACTCGTGCACGATGACGTGATTGACGAGGCCGACAAGCGCCGTGACGAGGCCACCGCCAATGCCCTGTGGGGCAACAGCCTGGCCGTACTGCTGGGGGACGTGCTCTTTTCCCATGCCATGGTGCTGGGCACCGAATTCGGCAGCACGGAATTCTGCCGCAGGCTGGCGAACACCGTCAGGGACGTGTGCCAGGGGGAAGTGGCCCAGTCCAGCCGCCTGTATGACCTGAGCATGACCCGCGATGAATACTTTGAAATCATCCGGAAAAAAACCGCCTCCCTGTTCTCCGCCGCTACGGGCGGCGCGGCCTGGATCTCCGGAGTGGCCCCGGAAGTGGAAAAATCCCTGTACCAGCTGGGAGACCTGCTGGGCGTGTCCTACCAGATTTACGACGACTGCCTGGACATGGTGGGCGATGAAGACGACGCCGGCAAAACGCTCCACACGGACGCCACCAAGGGCAAGCTGACTCTCCCCATCTTCAATCTGCTGGAATGCGGGGACAGGAACGTGGAAGCCACCCTCAGGGACGCCATTGAAAACCGTGAAGTGATTGATTACTCCGCCTTTCAGGACAACCCCGTTTTTGCAGAGGCCCTGGACAAGGCGATCCAGGTGGCCCTGGAGAAAAACGAGGCTGCCCGTGAAATCCTGTGGCTCCTCCCCCAGACGGAATACCGTGAGGCCCTGGCGGAAATGACCTTCTACATGGACGAGCTGCTCAACGACTGCCGTATCTCCTGACCTTCGTCCATATCCTTTCCTTCTATGGAAGGGGGGGCAGTGTCCGGAAATGGCCTTCGGCAACCTGTCTGGAATCCAGAACGCTGTTCACGAAGGCAGGCGCCGTGGCATTTTTTAAACCGGGACCGTTTCCCAGGGCTCCTTCCTCATGAAACGGTCCCTCTATCCGGGCCTGCATGCCCCCCTGCTTCACTGGATGGAAAATCCGTTTCCATGGGCTGGCTTTTTTAGAGCGGGAGACCGATGAAGATGCCTTGCAGGTCAGCAGGCGCAGCCTCTCTGGCGGCTTGGCGAAGCTTGTGCGGGCAGGATGGTGATGATTTGGCTCTGCAGCAAATGCACTTTGGAGGCACGCTGTGGTGTGATGTTATTGGTTTGCTGGGGGGGATAACACCCTTGATTGCTGTTACCGAGTTCATCTATATCAAATAACCGGTTTTCTCCCCAGTGCTTGGCGAGCAGTTTGGAGTTATCCGTTGTTGCATATCCGGCAATAACGCACCAATGTGCATGCGGAAGGTCCGTCCACTGGACGCCAGTTTTGGGGAAACCGTGTTTTTCGTTTTGCTTATCATTGATAACTTGAAAAGGAACGAGTGCATACCCTCCCTGATTAATGGTGCCCCAGATGGTTTGTTCATGAAATAACTGGCAGGCGGCGGAGCAGGTTCCTTTGGCTCTCTTATTGATGAAACGGGCAAAATCGTGGGGATGGAAAACTTCCCCTACCTCGCTTAAACAGCCCTCTGCACGATTGGTGAGGGGATATTGAACGGCCAATTTAAAAAGCTCCATATTTGTCCATGCGGCATCAGGATTGAAGCAATTAAGGACGTAGGAAGCTGCGTAAAACCCGCAGGAGGGGTGGGACGTTTGCCTGTCCATCTCATCCCGATAGGTATTGGGAACGGTACACATGACGTAACCTCCGTAATGGGCTGAGGAGTAGGCGAGTATATTTTGGTTCTGTGTCATATTTATTACCGGGGTTCATGAAGCCGGTGAATGAAGATATACGGCTGGAGGAGAATTCCGGAAAGGCTGTCTTGGCGGGAGGAGGCATCCGGTTTTTAAAGGCGCCTAAACCATGTTGGAAAAGGGCGCCGTATTCAAGATTCGGGGTGTAGCGGTGGCTTGTTTGGAACTATACGGATGGGAACAGGTGGATAGCAAATGGATAGGGCAACGCGTGTTTTGGCGGCGGCAGGGAGCATCCGGAATGGTTTTACCTTTTTCCGCAGGGCGTCAGCCGAACCTGCATTCATACGCGGAGGCGGGACCGCTTGCGGGCAGGCAGTTTTTCTGCTAAAAAGCAGGAAGAAAACTGAAGTAATGCGGAAAGGCGTGGAGGAATGATTCTCCTGCCTTTTGCTTCCCGGAAACTGGAGATTACGGAACATGGAAACAACATGGCGCGGCAACTCCCATCAACATGATATGACTGAAAACGAGACCTTTGAAAAAGTGGATTTCCATGAGATGGAGCTGGATGATGAATATTATGATTGCATATTCATTGCGTGTGACTTTTCAAAGCTGGTCATCCGGAATACCGATTTTGAGAAGTGCGAGTTCAGGGCGTGCAATTTCACGTTGGCCTGCTTCAAGGAAGCCCTCCGGGATGTTGCCTTTACGGATTGCAAGATGACCGGCGCAGACTTTACGGACATTGACAGGTTTTCGGACAGCCTGGTCTTTGAAAACTCGCGTCTTGATTATGCCAGCTTTGTAGAGGCCAGATTGCGGAAAACCGTTTTCCGCGGCTGCAAGATGTATGAGGGGTACTTTAATGACGCCGACATGGCGGAATCCGTTTTTGACCGCTGTGACCTGGAACGGGTTTCTTTTGTCGGAACCAATTTGGAGAAAGCCGATTTTACAACCTCCTTCAATTTTTCGATCAATCCCTCCATGTGCAAGCTGAAAAAGGCGGTCTTTTCCCGGCATGGTCTGGAAGGGCTGCTCGCCCATCTGGACATTGACATCAGGGGGTAGGCCCGCGGGAGCTGTTTAATGGAATATTGGTTTGACCGCCATTGCGGGTAAAACAAGGAGTGCAGGCATTCCCGTTTCAGGAATGCCTGCACCGTTCCAGTGGAAGTTAGAATTTGGGTTTCCGCTTCTTCACTTCCTCTACCAGTTTGGAAAGGGATTTTCCCTTC
This DNA window, taken from Akkermansia muciniphila, encodes the following:
- the larC gene encoding nickel pincer cofactor biosynthesis protein LarC, with the protein product MKALVYDCSAGISGDMNLAALIDLGVDRENLERELSKLHVHGEWRLECRRAAQSGIQGTRVDVVTEEESHSGHGHAHHHRTMADIRKLIESSGLSDAVKRTALSIFTLLAEAEAQVHGTTPEEVHFHEVGAVDSIIDITGAAICLELLRADAIFTGPVELGSGTVRCQHGTMPVPAPATALLARHFQATLNGTAHEATTPTGAAFIAAMAQPVPAPLAGRITGTGYGIGHREGLPLPNILRVMLVETEEAEPAPELLTELCANIDDMTPEQTAYLAEKLIDAGALDAWQESICMKKGRLAVKVCALCLPEQADRVRETFFLHSSTPGIRQHAASRHILRRESAPVGTPHGTVHVKTSFMNGRPHHRKAEFEDCRTLAEATGLSLEQCQLMGLFPPPSHDDASTDPV
- a CDS encoding polyprenyl synthetase family protein, which codes for MSIPFFSKLRSQKHYLQLVKPELKQVSEFVEAQASCFDPEVTDYMETVCQSKGKMLRPALVLLVAGATGGVKEAHIRLGALLEMVHLASLVHDDVIDEADKRRDEATANALWGNSLAVLLGDVLFSHAMVLGTEFGSTEFCRRLANTVRDVCQGEVAQSSRLYDLSMTRDEYFEIIRKKTASLFSAATGGAAWISGVAPEVEKSLYQLGDLLGVSYQIYDDCLDMVGDEDDAGKTLHTDATKGKLTLPIFNLLECGDRNVEATLRDAIENREVIDYSAFQDNPVFAEALDKAIQVALEKNEAAREILWLLPQTEYREALAEMTFYMDELLNDCRIS
- a CDS encoding pentapeptide repeat-containing protein gives rise to the protein MTENETFEKVDFHEMELDDEYYDCIFIACDFSKLVIRNTDFEKCEFRACNFTLACFKEALRDVAFTDCKMTGADFTDIDRFSDSLVFENSRLDYASFVEARLRKTVFRGCKMYEGYFNDADMAESVFDRCDLERVSFVGTNLEKADFTTSFNFSINPSMCKLKKAVFSRHGLEGLLAHLDIDIRG